One Cupriavidus taiwanensis DNA window includes the following coding sequences:
- a CDS encoding YhjD/YihY/BrkB family envelope integrity protein, translated as MPSFPSVLLSSPRALYGLLRDTVNAWVDDYAPSMGAALAYYTVFSIAPLLLIVISVAGVVFGHEAARGEVVAQLQGLLGPEGAKTVEAMLLAVSKPAASALTAVVGVAVLLVGATTVFAELQSALDRIWEVPERRKSSGIFALLRARLLSFGMILGIGFLLVVSLLLSAAISALNRLWGPLFGAEELIAHVLDTVVSLVLITVIFAMIYKIMPRAKVRWPDVWLGAAVTALLFTLGKFLIGLYIGKSGVANGYGAAGSLVVLLLWVYYSAQIFLLGAEFTWQYARRYGSRRHEAAAQAEAERAESQSQSQPPPSATANSAAIKGRSLRTARQHRE; from the coding sequence ATGCCTTCCTTCCCCTCGGTTCTGCTGTCCTCGCCCCGCGCGCTCTACGGGCTGCTGCGGGATACCGTCAACGCCTGGGTGGACGACTACGCGCCCAGCATGGGCGCGGCGCTGGCCTACTACACGGTGTTCTCGATCGCGCCGCTGCTGCTGATCGTGATCTCGGTGGCGGGCGTGGTGTTCGGGCACGAGGCCGCGCGCGGCGAAGTGGTGGCGCAGCTGCAGGGGCTGCTCGGCCCGGAAGGCGCCAAGACCGTGGAAGCGATGCTGCTGGCGGTCAGCAAGCCGGCGGCCAGTGCGCTGACGGCGGTGGTCGGCGTGGCGGTGCTGCTGGTGGGCGCGACCACGGTCTTCGCCGAGCTGCAGTCGGCGCTGGACCGGATCTGGGAGGTGCCCGAGCGGCGCAAGAGCTCGGGCATCTTCGCGCTGCTGCGCGCGCGGCTGCTGTCGTTCGGCATGATCCTGGGCATCGGCTTCCTGCTGGTGGTGTCGCTGCTGCTGAGCGCGGCGATCTCCGCGCTCAACCGCCTGTGGGGGCCGCTGTTCGGGGCCGAGGAACTGATCGCCCATGTGCTCGACACCGTGGTCAGCCTGGTGCTGATCACCGTGATCTTCGCCATGATCTACAAGATCATGCCGCGCGCCAAGGTGCGCTGGCCCGACGTGTGGCTGGGCGCGGCGGTGACGGCGCTGCTGTTCACGCTGGGCAAGTTCCTGATCGGCCTGTATATCGGCAAGAGCGGCGTGGCCAACGGCTACGGCGCCGCCGGCTCGCTGGTGGTGCTGCTGCTGTGGGTCTACTACTCCGCGCAGATCTTCCTGCTGGGCGCGGAATTCACCTGGCAGTACGCGCGCCGCTACGGTTCGCGCCGGCACGAAGCGGCGGCCCAGGCCGAGGCCGAGCGCGCTGAGTCGCAGTCGCAGTCTCAGCCGCCGCCCAGCGCGACCGCAAACAGCGCCGCGATCAAGGGCCGCTCCTTGCGCACCGCCAGGCAGCACAGGGAATAG